In Cedecea neteri, a single genomic region encodes these proteins:
- a CDS encoding multidrug effflux MFS transporter, with protein sequence MALLTALLMFPQIVETLYSPALTDIARHFSVTAQDAGWTLSLYFFGFAVGVLFWGRICDLLGRKPALLLGLFCYTTGAVAALLTSHFMLLLAARMLAAFGAATGSVVTQTVLRDRFNGSELARIFSFMGIALAVSPALGLWLGGILVSAAGFEGVFYLLAGVAIALLAWSAWQLGETRPPQHARQGVVEVMWRLLRDRQIWRATGLVALFNVSLFSYYSQAPFLFQTLGFGPAAFGLTGSVLALGSLAGAQLNHLLMKRNLSAKALLNVASGIGLVGSVGVWGLMHSIWFLTPMFLVMVAFSMAIPVVLGTALSAYADCRGTAGALFGFAYYLLIGIGLMVSGWGQQLGITLGICTVGVVLVGRGYRPG encoded by the coding sequence ATGGCGCTCTTAACGGCGCTGCTGATGTTTCCGCAGATTGTGGAAACGCTTTATAGTCCGGCGCTGACCGATATCGCCCGACATTTTTCCGTTACTGCTCAGGACGCGGGCTGGACGCTCTCGCTGTACTTTTTTGGTTTTGCCGTTGGGGTGCTTTTCTGGGGAAGGATCTGCGATCTTCTGGGCCGTAAACCGGCGCTGCTGTTGGGGCTGTTTTGCTATACGACAGGTGCGGTTGCCGCGCTGTTGACGTCGCATTTTATGCTGTTGTTGGCGGCCAGGATGCTGGCGGCTTTTGGCGCGGCCACCGGATCGGTCGTGACCCAAACGGTGCTGCGCGATCGTTTTAACGGCAGCGAACTGGCGCGAATATTTTCCTTTATGGGAATCGCGCTGGCGGTGAGCCCGGCGCTGGGTCTTTGGCTGGGGGGGATACTTGTTTCTGCCGCAGGTTTCGAAGGCGTCTTTTATCTGCTGGCTGGTGTGGCCATTGCTCTGCTGGCCTGGAGTGCGTGGCAGCTTGGGGAAACGAGACCGCCACAGCATGCCCGGCAAGGGGTTGTCGAGGTGATGTGGCGTCTGCTGCGGGACAGGCAGATCTGGCGGGCAACCGGGCTGGTGGCGTTGTTCAATGTCAGCCTGTTCAGTTACTACAGCCAGGCGCCTTTTCTGTTTCAAACCTTAGGTTTTGGGCCTGCTGCTTTTGGCCTGACGGGGAGCGTGCTGGCGCTGGGCTCTCTGGCGGGGGCGCAGCTTAATCATCTGCTGATGAAGCGGAATTTAAGCGCCAAAGCGTTGCTGAATGTAGCGAGCGGCATTGGGCTGGTGGGGAGCGTTGGCGTCTGGGGACTGATGCACAGCATTTGGTTTTTGACACCGATGTTTTTGGTGATGGTCGCATTCTCAATGGCGATTCCGGTGGTGCTGGGCACCGCGCTCAGTGCCTATGCTGATTGTCGTGGCACGGCCGGGGCATTGTTCGGCTTTGCTTACTATTTACTGATCGGCATTGGCCTGATGGTGTCCGGCTGGGGTCAGCAGTTGGGGATCACGCTGGGGATATGCACCGTGGGGGTGGTGCTGGTGGGGCGGGGATATAGGCCGGGGTAA